CAAGATGAACCTTCCTGTGATCAACGTGTTTCCTCTCACCGGACAGCTGACCGTTGGCCTGCAGGCAATGTTGCCAGCTGTGGGACTGGGCTTCCCGCGTCACATGACCCTCCGTGCCCGCATCGCTAACTTTGCCTTCAAGCTCGTCGTTGCCGCCTCCGGGGCCAGCGTTGTGCGCGACCTCAACCGCGTACGCGCCGCCAATGACGTCCCACTGCTGCGGGACAGCTACGACCTGGCGGCCATGTACGGCCCAATTATCGCTCCCATTTTGTGGGGTCTTGACATTCCGCAACCCCTCTGTCCAAACATCCACCAGGTCGGTCCGCTGAACACCCGTGATCAGCGGCAGCCCTACCGCCGGCAGGACCTGCCGCTTGACCTCGCCGCTTTCATGGACGGCTGCTCGCAAGGTGTCATCTACGCAAACTGGGGCACCCTCGGCTTGCCAGACCCGGAGGTGGAGGATCGCTTGCAGGAGGCACTCATTGAAGCTGCCCCGCTCTGCATAGTGTGGAAGCGGCGCACTGCATCAACaaggccaccgccgccggccgCTCGCTTCTACGTTACGTCCTGGCTGCCGTCGACTATAGCGGTTCTGAAGCACCCGAACACGCGCATGTTCATCACGCACTGCGGCGACAGCTCTGTGCTGGAGTCTGTcgaagcggcggtgccggTCGTCGGCTTCCCACTCTTTGCCGATCAGGCGGATGTCTGCCAGCGCGTCAAGGAGGCGGGCATTGGCACTCCTGCCAGCGAAACGAAAGCCTTCACCCgcgccggcgtcgtcgccgctaTTGCGGCTGTCGATAAGAACCATGACGCCATGGTGCGGCAACTGCACAAGCTtcgcgccgtcgccgccgcataCGGTGGCCCACAGCGCGCTGCTGACATCATCGAGAGTCGTCAACATAACTTGCTCATTCACCGAAACACAACCCTCGAGGTGTGTACGAGCTTATCGGGTCCACTGCGAATTGAGTATGCCCTCATCGTGTGGTCGGCAGTTCTGGTAGTTGGTGGGCTAGTGTGGATGTACATACTacggcgtgtgtgtaggcggTGGTCACCGACCTCCGCAGCGTGGTCGATGCTCTGGCGCTCAATTTGGTCAGCGAAAGGCAAACGCAGAacacacgcagcgccgtcgcgcgTGCAGGCTGTTCCACGGCCATACAAGGCCTATAAACAGCTTTGAGTCCTGAGGTGACAGCTCAAACAACGTGGCCAACA
Above is a genomic segment from Leishmania panamensis strain MHOM/PA/94/PSC-1 chromosome 14 sequence containing:
- a CDS encoding UDP-glucuronosyl/UDP-glucosyltransferase, putative (TriTrypDB/GeneDB-style sysID: LpmP.14.0460) → MKAAPRFTRAAVLSLPLMLPLLVVLTAWEPPVSKAQEIANEESSVSGTASVTMPWHMAPSAPSLYRAADEAPRLHVVVMSIPLWGHFKPLWTIAEEMAYRGHTVTCVVEKPMWCETLLRHSQHTAPLVLANTSAATYAKPMVEGNGPLDVQCIVIPTYKEVFTERSFHAITSEKISTLMSFQVLFDHMFKHHELALPDYIRVAQTVHATLPLTTLLCDIATYVCAGVGRKMNLPVINVFPLTGQLTVGLQAMLPAVGLGFPRHMTLRARIANFAFKLVVAASGASVVRDLNRVRAANDVPLLRDSYDLAAMYGPIIAPILWGLDIPQPLCPNIHQVGPLNTRDQRQPYRRQDLPLDLAAFMDGCSQGVIYANWGTLGLPDPEVEDRLQEALIEAAPLCIVWKRRTASTRPPPPAARFYVTSWLPSTIAVLKHPNTRMFITHCGDSSVLESVEAAVPVVGFPLFADQADVCQRVKEAGIGTPASETKAFTRAGVVAAIAAVDKNHDAMVRQLHKLRAVAAAYGGPQRAADIIESRQHNLLIHRNTTLEVCTSLSGPLRIEYALIVWSAVLVVGGLVWMYILRRVCRRWSPTSAAWSMLWRSIWSAKGKRRTHAAPSRVQAVPRPYKAYKQL